A region from the Hylaeus volcanicus isolate JK05 chromosome 6, UHH_iyHylVolc1.0_haploid, whole genome shotgun sequence genome encodes:
- the LOC128878979 gene encoding golgin subfamily A member 4-like isoform X1 produces the protein MFKKFKDKLAEEMKQSPARLQASMQQLAQAVVSPALSNSSIQELSAPNDNFSLTEEGDETPKNSPAKHGFQNVDLMSPMLNSTGISRRSSISSVTSDTSSLFPIYESPANLYHLQSDMDQSASEIDENISPQLDKVTKDYIYSAYRKVQAKYHKYRGRYTDLAAHYRDLERENSKLKSVLVESQDKALRRITDLKEQCQLEQQAKAHLEEALRNDIEEKGHIINTLNTKIKLLQSSEPNLEGVKSNANDCRENVKDNLIDLNTESSNSEFSNENVLLTENVQLKDKLKKLENVVLKYKESLKRNKEKFTEILTEKNTLESDYEALKKSYNVKEKELNYVSMEIKNVTDQMNILKKREEESVISLAENKLSIHRELEDKEEQIKQLRLDLKHMSECKDNLSETIDKYKTEVEKLKLLHSTQTSDSEKREVIQDISRGKSEALKLMQQEMQEKLINLEKKMGLKYQEEVDRNTELPKKLEKYEEDSISENTSKVDDSEILQDLKFKLDVKENELEQMKHKLEELEKLVEEYKNDKHNLSMQLVHYTELKNEQDAQKIIIEEKKKEAQTTIEKLQATVQSLDKELENMRSALVDRDEVCENYNIMLEKAKEEIKTLKEKVDDNTEINRLKKELESKIIELHGVHDELKSCNSYISDLRTKLQVVTSNTELLREEKSTLIKNISSYKNSIQKLKDDTQYVKNNVLEHSTQFSNEISDLRNVLITCLEQNGCIQNDEVQNLQTKLKDLKELRQKHDELKTELEDAICLRSSLEVDLEKYKEQLKEMSIKLVRQNELDLKNCKLIAEVDNLNFKLHDLRNLSVKVKSLQIELNSLKEELKTANATNQSLTSEVSDLKKELETANKNLKELEELKQKYMKTTETIASLKSENYNYNKLEEETKSLQSEIQFLKDNILKKDIEINTLSEELRTKEKCIETLKVDDENHVKLIEEHEKQITELTNTNKTSQKTIQTKLSQLKKLKAIKEQQDVTIQKLNDEINEIKTSNTGLLEQLKQLEKDSDALKSENCQIMTLKHNNSIIASELEQLRLIHSEINLENKNLKDKENEFLKHNQELYETNEKLTQNISHYEKHNQQLLNDSMQLNKEIELHKHRLSEQDQDIENLKSQITVLNTELQSKTEELKSQMEELALCKKEMKEMKEHLTTENERLLHEMSELKLALKDNKNTEERNKELSMGVELLEHKLTMLKSLEEENNKIKLELNSLHEEKIKSEKVHLQNNELISDNFSLKNQIKELDNLNSVNVNLQSYVQNLESKINSLEQVESENNELKTELDALEATNRVNKERLTAELDELKLVVDEKVAELKLLDTKNTELLREIERLKFSAIEEDAETEVEISKSNIEYLKEEITKLETEAKILKESNTALQKEIQNAHTNMNVDESLVKESDRLQEENKKLKAQFDEAVITFQAKESQMHIVNNELKNEADKLREESKTNEEEQSMRLKQLVKEFQAQLHDKEEELHAALEKRFDHQQNYVSDIMQQYKEQLKDLQVELTAKSEQIENLILENKNLMAQKAKDINQLMEKITLLEKEHTDELRETEKKWKSIVQQKTNNLEAKHEEEVNELTKEWQNERRPDMQTDLTTKELENTSRVAMAAVQSNTGSFHTLQQTLTAQRRELAELRKLVKLRHDTLEDSTEIEYLRNILFEYMMGRETMVLARVIAAVVKFDQEQTTKILKKEEDKMTLLGSLGLT, from the exons atgtttaaaaaatttaaagacaaGCTTGccgaagaaatgaaacaatcGCCTGCCAGATTGCAGGCGAGCATGCAACAATTAGCCCAG GCAGTTGTATCTCCAGCATTATCCAATAGTTCAATACAAGAATTATCTGCACCCAATGACAATTTTAGTCTGACAGAGGAAGGAGATG aaactCCGAAAAATAGTCCTGCAAAACATGGTTTTCAAAATGTGGATTTAATGTCACCCATGTTAAATTCTACAGGTATTTCTAGAAGATCATCAATTAGCAGTGTTACCAGTGATACATCATCGCTGTTCCCAATTTATGAGAGCCCTGctaatttatatcatttacAG tCTGATATGGATCAATCTGCTAGTGAAATAGATGAAAATATAAGTCCACAATTGGATAAGGTTACCAAAGACTACATATATTCAGCATACCGAAAAGTACAAGCAAAATATCATAAGTATCGCGGAAGATATACCGATTTAGCGGCACATTATCGAGActtagaaagagaaaacagcAAATTGAAATCAGTTTTAGTCGAAAGTCAAGATAAAGCATTAAGACGGATAACTGATTTGAAAGAACAATGTCAGCTAGAGCAGCAGGCAAAAGCTCATTTAGAAGAGGCATTGAGAAATGacatagaagaaaaaggacatataataaatacattaaacacAAAG ataaaaCTTTTGCAATCAAGCGAACCAAATTTGGAAGGTGTGAAATCAAATGCTAACGATTGtagagaaaatgtaaaagacaATCTGATCGATCTAAACACTGAATCATCTAATAGTGaattttctaatgaaaatgTGTTGTTAACGGAAAATGTGCAATTGAAGGATAAACtgaagaaattagaaaatgttgtTCTTAAATATAAGGAGTCTTTAAAACGgaataaagaaaagtttacTGAAATACtaacagagaaaaatacattagagTCCGATTATGAAGCGCTGAAAAAATCCTataacgtaaaagaaaaagaattaaattatgtatctatggaaattaaaaacgttACCGACCaaatgaacattttaaaaaagcGTGAAGAAGAATCGGTTATATCTTTAGCTGAGAATAAACTTTCTATACATAGAGAATTGGAAGACAAAgaagaacaaattaaacaaCTCCGATTAGACTTAAAACACATGTCAGAATGTAAGGACAACTTGAGCGAAACTATTGACAAATATAAAACTGAAgtggagaaattaaaattactacaTTCTACTCAAACATCAGATTCAGAGAAACGGGAAGTTATACAGGATATCTCCCGAGGAAAATCAGAAGCTCTAAAACTTATGCAGCAGGAAATgcaagagaaattaattaatttggaaaaaaaaatgggattaaaatatcaagaagAGGTTGATCGTAATACAGAACTTccaaaaaaattggaaaaatatgaAGAAGACAGTATATCAGAAAATACTTCAAAAGTAGATGACAGTGAAATACTTCAAgatttaaagtttaaattagatgtaaaggaaaatgaattagaacaaatgaaacataaattagAGGAATTGGAAAAACTTgttgaagaatataaaaatgataaacataATCTAAGTATGCAACTAGTTCACTACACAGAACTGAAGAATGAACAAGATGcgcagaaaattattatagaagaaaagaagaaagaagcgCAAACAACAATTGAAAAGCTACAAGCTACTGTGCAAAGTCTTGATAAAGAATTGGAAAACATGAGGAGTGCTTTAGTAGATAGAGATGAGGTatgtgaaaattataatattatgttagaGAAAGCTAAGGAGGAAATAAAAACTCTTAAAGAAAAGGTGGATgataatacagaaataaataggTTAAAGAAGGAGTTAGAAAGTAAAATCATTGAATTACACGGAGTACACGATGAACTTAAATCTTGTAATTCGTATATCTCCGATCTTAGAACCAAACTTCAAGTAGTCACCTCTAATACTGAACTGCTTCGAGAAGAGAAAagtactttaattaaaaatatttcgagttacaaaaattctatacaaaagttaaaagaTGACACTCagtatgttaaaaataatgtattggAACACTCTACGCAgtttagtaatgaaatttctgaTTTAAGGAATGTACTTATTACATGTCTAGAACAGAATGGTTGTATACAAAATGATGaagtacaaaatttacaaacaaaattaaaagatttaaaagaaCTTAGACAAAAACATGATGAACTAAAAACAGAATTAGAAGATGCTATATGTCTTAGATCAAGTTTAGAAGTagatttggaaaaatataaggaaCAGTTAAAGGAGATGTCAATCAAACTTGTGCGACAGAATGaacttgatttaaaaaattgtaaacttaTAGCTGAAGTTGataatcttaattttaaattacatgatTTAAGAAACTTGTCGGTGAAAGTAAAATCATTACAAATAGAATTAAACTCTTTAAAAGAAGAACTCAAGACTGCTAACGCCACAAATCAGTCACTCACCAGTGAAGTGTCCGATCTGAAAAAAGAACTCGAAAcggcgaataaaaatttaaaggaaCTGGAAGAATTGAAACAAAAGTATATGAAAACTACAGAAACAATCGCGTCATTGAAAtctgaaaattacaattataataagttggaagaagaaacaaaatcttTACAATcagaaatacaatttctaaaagataatatacttaaaaaagatatagaaataaatactctTAGTGAAGAACTGAGGACTAAAGAAAAGTGCATAGAAACTTTAAAAGTCGACGATGAAAAtcatgtaaaattaattgaagaacatgaaaaacaaattactgAACTAACAAATACGAATAAAACATCACAAAAAacgatacaaacaaaattatctcaattgaaaaagttaaaagCTATCAAAGAACAACAAGATgtaacaatacaaaaattaaatgatgaaatcaacgaaataaaaactagTAATACTGGGTTATTAGAACAGTTAAAACAATTGGAGAAAGACTCAGATGCATTGAAATCTGAAAACTGCCAAATAATGACGCTTAAacataataattcaattatagcTTCAGAGTTAGAACAATTGAGGTTAATCCacagtgaaataaatttagaaaataagaatttaaaggataaagaaaacgaatttctGAAGCATAACCAAGAATTATACGAAACTAATGAAAAGTTGACACAAAACATTTCACACTATGAAAAACATAatcaacaattattaaatgacAGTATGCAGTTGAATAAGGAAATTGAATTGCACAAACATCGTTTAAGTGAACAAGATCAagatatagaaaatttgaaaagtcaAATAACAGTATTAAATACAGAATTGCAATCGAAAACTGAAGAACTAAAGTCACAAATGGAAGAATTAGCTTTGTgtaaaaaggaaatgaaagaaatgaaagaacatCTCACAACTGAGAATGAGAGATTACTTCACGAAATgtcagaattaaaattagctttaaaagataataaaaacacagaagagagaaataaagaaCTTTCAATGGGTGTAGAATTATTAGAACACAAACTTACAATGCTAAAATCATTGGaagaggaaaataataaaataaaattagagcTTAATAGCTTacatgaagaaaaaattaaatcagaaaAAGTACATCTACAAAACAATGAACTGATTAgtgacaatttttctttaaagaatCAAATTAAGGAATTAGATAATTTGAATTCTGTGAACGTAAACCTTCAATcttatgtacaaaatttagaatCTAAGATTAATAGTTTAGAGCAAGTAGAATCTGAAAATAATGAACTAAAAACTGAACTTGATGCATTGGAAGCAACAAATAGAGTAAATAAAGAACGGTTAACAGCAGAATTAGATGAATTAAAACTTGTAGTAGATGAAAAAGTggcagaattaaaattattagatactaaaaatacagaattgtTAAGAGAAATCGAAAGGTTAAAATTTTCAGCAATAGAAGAAGATGCAGAAACAGAAgtagaaatatcgaaaagtaatattgaatatttaaaggaaGAGATTACTAAATTAGAAACAGAAGcaaaaattcttaaagaatCAAATACTGCactacaaaaagaaatacaaaatgctCATACTAATATGAATGTTGACGAATCTCTTGTTAAAGAGAGTGACAGAttacaagaagaaaataaaaagttaaaggCACAATTTGATGAAGCAGTAATAACATTCCAGGCAAAAGAATCACAGATGCATATTGtcaataatgaattaaaaaatgaagcagATAAATTACGAGAGGAATCAAAAACAAATGAAGAAGAGCAAAGTATGAGATTAAAACAATTAGTTAAAGAATTTCAAGCTCAATTACATGATAAAGAGGAGGAGTTACATGCTGCACTAGAGAAACGATTTG ACCACCAGCAAAATTATGTATCAGATATTATGCAACAATATAAAGAACAGTTAAAAGATTTGCAAGTAGAATTAACAGCAAAATctgaacaaattgaaaatttaattttagaaaataagaatCTAATGGCTCAAAAAGCAAAAGACATAAATCAATTAATGGAGAAAATTACATTACTGGAAAAGGAACATACAGATGAACTTAGAGAAACTGAAAAGAAATGGAAGTCAATTGTACAACaaaaaacgaataatttgGAAGCAAAACACGAGGAAGAAGTTAAtgaattaacaaaagaatggCAAAACGAAAGGAGG CCTGATATGCAAACTGATTTAACTACCAAG gaaTTAGAAAACACTTCCCGAGTTGCAATGGCAGCAGTACAATCGAATACTGGTTCTTTCCACACCCTTCAACAAACATTAACAGCTCAAAGGCGAGAATTAGCTGAACTTAGaaaattggtaaaattaaGACACGATACATTAGAAGATTCAACCGAAATTGAAtaccttagaaatattttattcgagtacaTGATGGGAAGAGAAACAATGGTGCTTGCTAGAGTAATTGCTGCAGTTGTTAAATTTGATCAGGAACAAACCACAAAAATACTTAAGAAAGAAGAGGATAAGATGACACTG CTTGGTTCTCTGGGTCTCACATAG
- the LOC128878979 gene encoding golgin subfamily A member 4-like isoform X3, with translation MFKKFKDKLAEEMKQSPARLQASMQQLAQAVVSPALSNSSIQELSAPNDNFSLTEEGDETPKNSPAKHGFQNVDLMSPMLNSTGISRRSSISSVTSDTSSLFPIYESPANLYHLQSDMDQSASEIDENISPQLDKVTKDYIYSAYRKVQAKYHKYRGRYTDLAAHYRDLERENSKLKSVLVESQDKALRRITDLKEQCQLEQQAKAHLEEALRNDIEEKGHIINTLNTKIKLLQSSEPNLEGVKSNANDCRENVKDNLIDLNTESSNSEFSNENVLLTENVQLKDKLKKLENVVLKYKESLKRNKEKFTEILTEKNTLESDYEALKKSYNVKEKELNYVSMEIKNVTDQMNILKKREEESVISLAENKLSIHRELEDKEEQIKQLRLDLKHMSECKDNLSETIDKYKTEVEKLKLLHSTQTSDSEKREVIQDISRGKSEALKLMQQEMQEKLINLEKKMGLKYQEEVDRNTELPKKLEKYEEDSISENTSKVDDSEILQDLKFKLDVKENELEQMKHKLEELEKLVEEYKNDKHNLSMQLVHYTELKNEQDAQKIIIEEKKKEAQTTIEKLQATVQSLDKELENMRSALVDRDEVCENYNIMLEKAKEEIKTLKEKVDDNTEINRLKKELESKIIELHGVHDELKSCNSYISDLRTKLQVVTSNTELLREEKSTLIKNISSYKNSIQKLKDDTQYVKNNVLEHSTQFSNEISDLRNVLITCLEQNGCIQNDEVQNLQTKLKDLKELRQKHDELKTELEDAICLRSSLEVDLEKYKEQLKEMSIKLVRQNELDLKNCKLIAEVDNLNFKLHDLRNLSVKVKSLQIELNSLKEELKTANATNQSLTSEVSDLKKELETANKNLKELEELKQKYMKTTETIASLKSENYNYNKLEEETKSLQSEIQFLKDNILKKDIEINTLSEELRTKEKCIETLKVDDENHVKLIEEHEKQITELTNTNKTSQKTIQTKLSQLKKLKAIKEQQDVTIQKLNDEINEIKTSNTGLLEQLKQLEKDSDALKSENCQIMTLKHNNSIIASELEQLRLIHSEINLENKNLKDKENEFLKHNQELYETNEKLTQNISHYEKHNQQLLNDSMQLNKEIELHKHRLSEQDQDIENLKSQITVLNTELQSKTEELKSQMEELALCKKEMKEMKEHLTTENERLLHEMSELKLALKDNKNTEERNKELSMGVELLEHKLTMLKSLEEENNKIKLELNSLHEEKIKSEKVHLQNNELISDNFSLKNQIKELDNLNSVNVNLQSYVQNLESKINSLEQVESENNELKTELDALEATNRVNKERLTAELDELKLVVDEKVAELKLLDTKNTELLREIERLKFSAIEEDAETEVEISKSNIEYLKEEITKLETEAKILKESNTALQKEIQNAHTNMNVDESLVKESDRLQEENKKLKAQFDEAVITFQAKESQMHIVNNELKNEADKLREESKTNEEEQSMRLKQLVKEFQAQLHDKEEELHAALEKRFENKNLMAQKAKDINQLMEKITLLEKEHTDELRETEKKWKSIVQQKTNNLEAKHEEEVNELTKEWQNERRPDMQTDLTTKELENTSRVAMAAVQSNTGSFHTLQQTLTAQRRELAELRKLVKLRHDTLEDSTEIEYLRNILFEYMMGRETMVLARVIAAVVKFDQEQTTKILKKEEDKMTLLGSLGLT, from the exons atgtttaaaaaatttaaagacaaGCTTGccgaagaaatgaaacaatcGCCTGCCAGATTGCAGGCGAGCATGCAACAATTAGCCCAG GCAGTTGTATCTCCAGCATTATCCAATAGTTCAATACAAGAATTATCTGCACCCAATGACAATTTTAGTCTGACAGAGGAAGGAGATG aaactCCGAAAAATAGTCCTGCAAAACATGGTTTTCAAAATGTGGATTTAATGTCACCCATGTTAAATTCTACAGGTATTTCTAGAAGATCATCAATTAGCAGTGTTACCAGTGATACATCATCGCTGTTCCCAATTTATGAGAGCCCTGctaatttatatcatttacAG tCTGATATGGATCAATCTGCTAGTGAAATAGATGAAAATATAAGTCCACAATTGGATAAGGTTACCAAAGACTACATATATTCAGCATACCGAAAAGTACAAGCAAAATATCATAAGTATCGCGGAAGATATACCGATTTAGCGGCACATTATCGAGActtagaaagagaaaacagcAAATTGAAATCAGTTTTAGTCGAAAGTCAAGATAAAGCATTAAGACGGATAACTGATTTGAAAGAACAATGTCAGCTAGAGCAGCAGGCAAAAGCTCATTTAGAAGAGGCATTGAGAAATGacatagaagaaaaaggacatataataaatacattaaacacAAAG ataaaaCTTTTGCAATCAAGCGAACCAAATTTGGAAGGTGTGAAATCAAATGCTAACGATTGtagagaaaatgtaaaagacaATCTGATCGATCTAAACACTGAATCATCTAATAGTGaattttctaatgaaaatgTGTTGTTAACGGAAAATGTGCAATTGAAGGATAAACtgaagaaattagaaaatgttgtTCTTAAATATAAGGAGTCTTTAAAACGgaataaagaaaagtttacTGAAATACtaacagagaaaaatacattagagTCCGATTATGAAGCGCTGAAAAAATCCTataacgtaaaagaaaaagaattaaattatgtatctatggaaattaaaaacgttACCGACCaaatgaacattttaaaaaagcGTGAAGAAGAATCGGTTATATCTTTAGCTGAGAATAAACTTTCTATACATAGAGAATTGGAAGACAAAgaagaacaaattaaacaaCTCCGATTAGACTTAAAACACATGTCAGAATGTAAGGACAACTTGAGCGAAACTATTGACAAATATAAAACTGAAgtggagaaattaaaattactacaTTCTACTCAAACATCAGATTCAGAGAAACGGGAAGTTATACAGGATATCTCCCGAGGAAAATCAGAAGCTCTAAAACTTATGCAGCAGGAAATgcaagagaaattaattaatttggaaaaaaaaatgggattaaaatatcaagaagAGGTTGATCGTAATACAGAACTTccaaaaaaattggaaaaatatgaAGAAGACAGTATATCAGAAAATACTTCAAAAGTAGATGACAGTGAAATACTTCAAgatttaaagtttaaattagatgtaaaggaaaatgaattagaacaaatgaaacataaattagAGGAATTGGAAAAACTTgttgaagaatataaaaatgataaacataATCTAAGTATGCAACTAGTTCACTACACAGAACTGAAGAATGAACAAGATGcgcagaaaattattatagaagaaaagaagaaagaagcgCAAACAACAATTGAAAAGCTACAAGCTACTGTGCAAAGTCTTGATAAAGAATTGGAAAACATGAGGAGTGCTTTAGTAGATAGAGATGAGGTatgtgaaaattataatattatgttagaGAAAGCTAAGGAGGAAATAAAAACTCTTAAAGAAAAGGTGGATgataatacagaaataaataggTTAAAGAAGGAGTTAGAAAGTAAAATCATTGAATTACACGGAGTACACGATGAACTTAAATCTTGTAATTCGTATATCTCCGATCTTAGAACCAAACTTCAAGTAGTCACCTCTAATACTGAACTGCTTCGAGAAGAGAAAagtactttaattaaaaatatttcgagttacaaaaattctatacaaaagttaaaagaTGACACTCagtatgttaaaaataatgtattggAACACTCTACGCAgtttagtaatgaaatttctgaTTTAAGGAATGTACTTATTACATGTCTAGAACAGAATGGTTGTATACAAAATGATGaagtacaaaatttacaaacaaaattaaaagatttaaaagaaCTTAGACAAAAACATGATGAACTAAAAACAGAATTAGAAGATGCTATATGTCTTAGATCAAGTTTAGAAGTagatttggaaaaatataaggaaCAGTTAAAGGAGATGTCAATCAAACTTGTGCGACAGAATGaacttgatttaaaaaattgtaaacttaTAGCTGAAGTTGataatcttaattttaaattacatgatTTAAGAAACTTGTCGGTGAAAGTAAAATCATTACAAATAGAATTAAACTCTTTAAAAGAAGAACTCAAGACTGCTAACGCCACAAATCAGTCACTCACCAGTGAAGTGTCCGATCTGAAAAAAGAACTCGAAAcggcgaataaaaatttaaaggaaCTGGAAGAATTGAAACAAAAGTATATGAAAACTACAGAAACAATCGCGTCATTGAAAtctgaaaattacaattataataagttggaagaagaaacaaaatcttTACAATcagaaatacaatttctaaaagataatatacttaaaaaagatatagaaataaatactctTAGTGAAGAACTGAGGACTAAAGAAAAGTGCATAGAAACTTTAAAAGTCGACGATGAAAAtcatgtaaaattaattgaagaacatgaaaaacaaattactgAACTAACAAATACGAATAAAACATCACAAAAAacgatacaaacaaaattatctcaattgaaaaagttaaaagCTATCAAAGAACAACAAGATgtaacaatacaaaaattaaatgatgaaatcaacgaaataaaaactagTAATACTGGGTTATTAGAACAGTTAAAACAATTGGAGAAAGACTCAGATGCATTGAAATCTGAAAACTGCCAAATAATGACGCTTAAacataataattcaattatagcTTCAGAGTTAGAACAATTGAGGTTAATCCacagtgaaataaatttagaaaataagaatttaaaggataaagaaaacgaatttctGAAGCATAACCAAGAATTATACGAAACTAATGAAAAGTTGACACAAAACATTTCACACTATGAAAAACATAatcaacaattattaaatgacAGTATGCAGTTGAATAAGGAAATTGAATTGCACAAACATCGTTTAAGTGAACAAGATCAagatatagaaaatttgaaaagtcaAATAACAGTATTAAATACAGAATTGCAATCGAAAACTGAAGAACTAAAGTCACAAATGGAAGAATTAGCTTTGTgtaaaaaggaaatgaaagaaatgaaagaacatCTCACAACTGAGAATGAGAGATTACTTCACGAAATgtcagaattaaaattagctttaaaagataataaaaacacagaagagagaaataaagaaCTTTCAATGGGTGTAGAATTATTAGAACACAAACTTACAATGCTAAAATCATTGGaagaggaaaataataaaataaaattagagcTTAATAGCTTacatgaagaaaaaattaaatcagaaaAAGTACATCTACAAAACAATGAACTGATTAgtgacaatttttctttaaagaatCAAATTAAGGAATTAGATAATTTGAATTCTGTGAACGTAAACCTTCAATcttatgtacaaaatttagaatCTAAGATTAATAGTTTAGAGCAAGTAGAATCTGAAAATAATGAACTAAAAACTGAACTTGATGCATTGGAAGCAACAAATAGAGTAAATAAAGAACGGTTAACAGCAGAATTAGATGAATTAAAACTTGTAGTAGATGAAAAAGTggcagaattaaaattattagatactaaaaatacagaattgtTAAGAGAAATCGAAAGGTTAAAATTTTCAGCAATAGAAGAAGATGCAGAAACAGAAgtagaaatatcgaaaagtaatattgaatatttaaaggaaGAGATTACTAAATTAGAAACAGAAGcaaaaattcttaaagaatCAAATACTGCactacaaaaagaaatacaaaatgctCATACTAATATGAATGTTGACGAATCTCTTGTTAAAGAGAGTGACAGAttacaagaagaaaataaaaagttaaaggCACAATTTGATGAAGCAGTAATAACATTCCAGGCAAAAGAATCACAGATGCATATTGtcaataatgaattaaaaaatgaagcagATAAATTACGAGAGGAATCAAAAACAAATGAAGAAGAGCAAAGTATGAGATTAAAACAATTAGTTAAAGAATTTCAAGCTCAATTACATGATAAAGAGGAGGAGTTACATGCTGCACTAGAGAAACGATTTG aaaataagaatCTAATGGCTCAAAAAGCAAAAGACATAAATCAATTAATGGAGAAAATTACATTACTGGAAAAGGAACATACAGATGAACTTAGAGAAACTGAAAAGAAATGGAAGTCAATTGTACAACaaaaaacgaataatttgGAAGCAAAACACGAGGAAGAAGTTAAtgaattaacaaaagaatggCAAAACGAAAGGAGG CCTGATATGCAAACTGATTTAACTACCAAG gaaTTAGAAAACACTTCCCGAGTTGCAATGGCAGCAGTACAATCGAATACTGGTTCTTTCCACACCCTTCAACAAACATTAACAGCTCAAAGGCGAGAATTAGCTGAACTTAGaaaattggtaaaattaaGACACGATACATTAGAAGATTCAACCGAAATTGAAtaccttagaaatattttattcgagtacaTGATGGGAAGAGAAACAATGGTGCTTGCTAGAGTAATTGCTGCAGTTGTTAAATTTGATCAGGAACAAACCACAAAAATACTTAAGAAAGAAGAGGATAAGATGACACTG CTTGGTTCTCTGGGTCTCACATAG